The Flavobacterium sp. M31R6 nucleotide sequence TCCATCGTGTGTATTGATAATTTCTGTACCAAATTCCAATTTCCCAATTAGCTCTTCATCTTTCTTAATAACTTGAACTCGTTGTCCTGCTCTTTCCAGTTTCCAATCTTTGGTTCTGGCATTAGGGACATATTCGCGTAAGGCATTCATTCTGTCTTTTGGAGATTGACGCACTTGCTCAATCAAATATTTCGTAAGTGGGATATTTTTATAACCAGCAACAATCATCGGAATTACATTATCCGGTTTTATAGACAAAGGCAAATCTGAATAAGAGCCGTTTTTTAAGAACCGCGTAGAAAATCCTGCAAACGGTCCAAAAAGTAATGCTCTCTCTCCATCAATCATTCGGGTATCAACATGAGGAACAGACATTGGTGGCGCACCTACACTCGCTTTTCCATATACTTTAGCTTGGTGTTTTGCAATTACTTCAGGATTTGTGCATTTTAGCCATTGTCCGCTAACAGGAAAACCTCCGTATCCTTTTCCTTCGGGCACATTTGCTTTTTCCAATAATGGCAATGAACCTCCACCAGCACCTATGAAAACAAATTTGGTATATACTTTTTTCTTTTGACCGGAAGCCAAGTCAGTGATTTTTATTCTCCAAGATTTGTCTTCGCGTTGTTTTAATTTTTTAACTTCATGGCTGTAGTGTATGGTAACATTGTCCAATTTTGTCAAATAAGCCAACATGTTTCTGGTCAATGTACCAAAATTCACATCAGTACCAATTTTCATTGAAGTTGCGGCTACTTTCTCATCTGGATTTCTGCCTTCCATTACTAACGGCATCCATTTTTGCAATTCGGAAACATCAGTACTAAAAATCATTTCGGCAAAAAGAGGATTTGATTGCAAAGCTTTGAACCTGTTTTTTAGAAAGTCAACATTTTTATCACCCCAAACAAAACTTATGTGAGGAATACTTTTTATAAAATCTTCTGGAGTTGGAAGTTTTCCGTCTTTGACCAAATAAGCCCAAAATTGTCTTGAAACCTCAAATTGTTCGGCAATACTAATGGCTTTATTTGGATTTATTGTTCCATCGGCACTTTCCGGAGTATAATTAAGCTCACAAAAAGCGGAATGTCCTGTTCCTGCATTATTCCATGCATCAGAACTTTCTGCCGCTGCAACATCTAATCTTTCGTAAATATCAATCTTTAAATCAGGTTGTAATTCTTTTAAAATTAAACCTAGAGTAGCGCTCATAATTCCAGCTCCAATTAAAACTACATCTGAATTGGATCGTATTGTTGTATCGGACATTTTTGTGTTTTTTAAGAAGTTGCAAAATTAACTCTAAAAACCACAAAAAAAAATTATTTTTTGGTTACAAAACACCCAAAAAACATAACAGTTTGTTAAATTAAGATTACTATTTTCGATTCAAATAATCCTGAAGCATGATAGTGGCCGAAATCTCATCAATAAGAGCTTTGTTTTGGCGCTGTTTTTTACTAAGACCACTATCAATCATTGTTTGAAAAGCCATTTTGGAAGTAAAACGCTCATCAACGCGAATGACCTTCATATCCGGAAAATGATTGGTAAAATGAGTTACAAATCCTTTGATTATTGAAGCACTTTCAGAAGGTTCTCCATTCATTTGTTTTGGCTCGCCAATAAGAACAGCTTCCACTTTCTCTTTAGCAAAATAATCTTTTAAAAAAGCAATTGCGGTTGGTGATGGAATCGTAGTCAATCCCGAAGCTATAATTTGCAATTCATCGGTAACAGCTATTCCTGTTCGTTTTTGTCCGTAATCTATGGAGAGTATTCTTGGCATTTATAATGATTTTTTGTGTTTGATAAATCCAAAAACAGAAATGCAGTTTTGGTCTGTATCAATATAGTAAACAGAAATGTATCCTTTAAAAACATAATCTCTTATGTTTTCGTCGTCATAATATCTCGATTTTTTGAAATGAAAAGGGTATTTTAAATCTTTCTTGATATTTTTGATTAAATCAACTTTAAACTTCTTAGCTGCTTGAGGCTTATCCTTTGAAATATATCTAATCTGTTGGTCTAAATCAAGTCTATAATCTTTAGTAATCTCAATTTTCATATTCAGAAATAGTAGCTTCAAGAAATGCATCTAATTCATCCAAAGAGCAACATTCGGCGGTCCCATTTTTAACTTTAGCCAAAGAAGCATCTAATTTTCTTTTATTTTCATCGAAATAAGGGTCTTCCTGAACAATTTTTAGTTCATCCGAAGAGAACGAGCTTAATAATTCCAAGATTTTTGCTTTTATGTTAGGCTGAAATTCTAATCGAATAGTTTCCATAGCTTTTTATTTATTACACAAATATACCACTTTTTAAACAAAAAAATATTTCACAAAACAAATCTCGAACAAGTTAAATCTATAACATTTTCCATACAATTTCTCTTTTTTGCTATTGGTTAAAAATGGTATCTTTGCCAAAAATCTATCAAAAATGAACCCATTACAAACTATAATAGAACAAGCTTGGGAAAACCGTGCTTTACTACAAGAAACAACAACTACTGATGCCATCAGAGAAGTTATAGAATTATTAGATTCAGGAAAATTGCGTGTTGCCGAGCCTGTTGGTGAAGGATGGCAAGTAAACGAATGGGTAAAGAAAGCCGTTGTGATGTACTTCCCTATTCAAAAAATGGAAACATTGGAAGCTGGAATCTTTGAATACAATGACAAAATGCTGCTAAAAAGAGATTATGCCGAAAAAGGAGTTCGTGTAGTTCCTGGAGCATCTGCTCGTTATGGTGCTTATATTTCGAGCGGTGTAATCATGATGCCAAGTTACGTGAACATTGGCGCTTATGTAGATGAAGGAACTATGGTAGATACATGGGCAACTGTGGGAAGCTGTGCTCAAATTGGTAAAAACGTACACTTAAGTGGTGGTGTTGGAATTGGTGGAGTATTAGAACCATTACAAGCAGCTCCCGTTATCATTGAAGATGGTGCTTTTGTAGGTTCTCGTTGTATTGTAGTTGAAGGAGTTCATGTAGGTAAAGAAGCAGTTCTTGGTGCCAATGTATGTTTGACAGCCTCAACAAAAATCATTGATGTAACTGGTGATGAGCCTGTAGAAATGAAAGGTTTTGTTCCTGCCCGTTCGGTAGTAATACCTGGAAGTTATACCAAAAAATTTGCTGCTGGTGAATTCCAAGTGCCTTGCGCTTTGATTATCGGAACTCGTAAACCATCTACTGATTTAAAAACATCTTTGAATAACGCTTTACGCGAATATGATGTAGCGGTTTAAAATCATTTTATTTTATAAAGAAAAGAGGTCTTATTTTGTAAAATAAGACCTCTTTTTATATCAACCAAAATTCAAAACATCAACTATTTTTTTTTTGAATTTTAATTAGTTTGGCATATTTCATATAAGAAAAGAAACCTTGAATCATAGAAATAGTCAATCCGTCTAGCCCATTCAAAATTCCTTTCTTAAAAAAGTAACAACGTATGAATGCAACTGCCCCATTCAGAATTGGTTTATACCCTGATATTCTTACTCCTTGATCAAAGAGTTGCTGTGCATGCCAGCTTGAATATTGATTTTTTTTGGAAATAATTTGTTCCAAAGAATCCCAGCCATAATGCAGTATGTGAACAGCAACTTTCTTTTCATTGGTCGCAACTATAGTTTGGTGCACTTTTGAATCAGATGGATTTGCCGACTTTTTATTAAAAAACCGTACTTTATGATCTGGATACCAACCTGCAAAATCAATTAACTTATCACCCAAAAAATTTTTTATTCTAAAACTAAAGGCATCATAATCCCCGTTTAGGTATTTCTCTTTTAAAATAAAATCTTCAGCATCTGCGTCCAAAAACTCATCAGCATCCAAATTAAGAATCCAATCATTTTTACAAAAAGGTAAACCATGAGTACGTTGAGGACCATCTCCCAAAAAAGGCTGTTCAATGACTATTGCCCCTTTAGCTTTAGCTATCTCAACTGTTCTATCTTTACTCAAAGAATCGACTATAATTACTTCATCACAAACTCTAAAAAGTGCATCAATACACTTTCCTATCATTTTTTCCTCATTAAAAGTAATAATCAAACCACTTATTGCCATCGTAATATTTATTTGCTGCTACAAAAATATAGTTTTTCCCACTAGATTACTCCATTTATAATCTAGCTCCCACAAATATCTATAAATACTTTGTATTTTAGCACTCAAATTAAGTTTATTCAATATGAGAATTTTAGTTATTCAGCAAAAAAGAATTGGTGACGTGCTTACAAGTACAATAATATGCAATAATTTAAAAAAGCAATTTCCTTTATATACAATTGATTACATGTGTTATACCAATAGTCTTGACGTTTTAATCGGAAATCCAAATATTGACAACGTAATACCATTATCCCATAAAGTTAGAAAAAACTATTTCTCTCTATTTAGGTTTATTTTTGAAATTAGAGCTAAAAAATATGATGTTGTAATTGATGTTTACAATAAATTGGAAACAAATCTAATTACAATGTTTGCTGGTTCCCATATTAAAATAGCTTACCACAAATGGTACACTAAATTGTTTTATACACATAATTTAAAACGTTTTGAAAATACCGACACGCCAAAATATGGATTCGCCATTGACAATAGGCTTTTATTATTGGAGCCACTAAATCTAGATCAAAATAAAATAGACCCCCATCCCAAATTATTTGTGAGTCCTGAAGAAAATGAAGCAACAATTTTGCTTTTTGAAAAACACAAAATAAACAGAAGCAAAAAAACGATAATGATTAGTCTACTAGGAAGTGAGAAAAACAAAACCTATCCTCTAGAATACATGGTGAAGGTTGTTGAATATGTCGCAAACCATAAAGACGTAACAATACTTTTTAATTATTTTGAAAATCAAATTGAGGATGCCAAATCTATTTATAATTCCTGTTCACAAGAGACTCAAGAAAAAATACATTTTGATTTATTCGGTAAAGATTTGAGATCATTTATAGCTATAATGAATCAATGTGATTTAATTATTGGTAACGATGGGGGAGCGATCAATATGGCCAAAGCATTAAACAAACCTGCTTTTACGATTTTTTCTCCTTTTGTAGAAAAGAAAATTTGGGCAACTTTTGAGGATGGAATAAAAAATATATCTGTTCATTTAAAAGATTTCAAACCTGAGCTATTTGCTGATATTAATCACGATGAGATAAAGAAAAACCACACCTCTTTATATCAACAACTTTCTCCAGAACTTTTTAAAGACAAAATTGATTTTTTCATAGACAATAATTAACGATACGACTAAGCCTTATTAAATAAGTTCAATTTACACGACCAAATTCATCAAAAACTTATCCTATCTTATAATGGACGTTTCAATTATTATAGTCA carries:
- a CDS encoding 2,3,4,5-tetrahydropyridine-2,6-dicarboxylate N-succinyltransferase gives rise to the protein MNPLQTIIEQAWENRALLQETTTTDAIREVIELLDSGKLRVAEPVGEGWQVNEWVKKAVVMYFPIQKMETLEAGIFEYNDKMLLKRDYAEKGVRVVPGASARYGAYISSGVIMMPSYVNIGAYVDEGTMVDTWATVGSCAQIGKNVHLSGGVGIGGVLEPLQAAPVIIEDGAFVGSRCIVVEGVHVGKEAVLGANVCLTASTKIIDVTGDEPVEMKGFVPARSVVIPGSYTKKFAAGEFQVPCALIIGTRKPSTDLKTSLNNALREYDVAV
- the ruvX gene encoding Holliday junction resolvase RuvX, producing MPRILSIDYGQKRTGIAVTDELQIIASGLTTIPSPTAIAFLKDYFAKEKVEAVLIGEPKQMNGEPSESASIIKGFVTHFTNHFPDMKVIRVDERFTSKMAFQTMIDSGLSKKQRQNKALIDEISATIMLQDYLNRK
- a CDS encoding malate:quinone oxidoreductase, whose translation is MSDTTIRSNSDVVLIGAGIMSATLGLILKELQPDLKIDIYERLDVAAAESSDAWNNAGTGHSAFCELNYTPESADGTINPNKAISIAEQFEVSRQFWAYLVKDGKLPTPEDFIKSIPHISFVWGDKNVDFLKNRFKALQSNPLFAEMIFSTDVSELQKWMPLVMEGRNPDEKVAATSMKIGTDVNFGTLTRNMLAYLTKLDNVTIHYSHEVKKLKQREDKSWRIKITDLASGQKKKVYTKFVFIGAGGGSLPLLEKANVPEGKGYGGFPVSGQWLKCTNPEVIAKHQAKVYGKASVGAPPMSVPHVDTRMIDGERALLFGPFAGFSTRFLKNGSYSDLPLSIKPDNVIPMIVAGYKNIPLTKYLIEQVRQSPKDRMNALREYVPNARTKDWKLERAGQRVQVIKKDEELIGKLEFGTEIINTHDGTLAVLLGASPGASTAVSIMVELVSKCFPEQFSSPEWQEKVKAMIPSFGQSLNENPELLATIRKNTAEVLKLS
- a CDS encoding glycosyltransferase family 9 protein, whose translation is MRILVIQQKRIGDVLTSTIICNNLKKQFPLYTIDYMCYTNSLDVLIGNPNIDNVIPLSHKVRKNYFSLFRFIFEIRAKKYDVVIDVYNKLETNLITMFAGSHIKIAYHKWYTKLFYTHNLKRFENTDTPKYGFAIDNRLLLLEPLNLDQNKIDPHPKLFVSPEENEATILLFEKHKINRSKKTIMISLLGSEKNKTYPLEYMVKVVEYVANHKDVTILFNYFENQIEDAKSIYNSCSQETQEKIHFDLFGKDLRSFIAIMNQCDLIIGNDGGAINMAKALNKPAFTIFSPFVEKKIWATFEDGIKNISVHLKDFKPELFADINHDEIKKNHTSLYQQLSPELFKDKIDFFIDNN
- a CDS encoding type II toxin-antitoxin system RelE/ParE family toxin, yielding MKIEITKDYRLDLDQQIRYISKDKPQAAKKFKVDLIKNIKKDLKYPFHFKKSRYYDDENIRDYVFKGYISVYYIDTDQNCISVFGFIKHKKSL
- a CDS encoding glycosyltransferase family 2 protein — translated: MAISGLIITFNEEKMIGKCIDALFRVCDEVIIVDSLSKDRTVEIAKAKGAIVIEQPFLGDGPQRTHGLPFCKNDWILNLDADEFLDADAEDFILKEKYLNGDYDAFSFRIKNFLGDKLIDFAGWYPDHKVRFFNKKSANPSDSKVHQTIVATNEKKVAVHILHYGWDSLEQIISKKNQYSSWHAQQLFDQGVRISGYKPILNGAVAFIRCYFFKKGILNGLDGLTISMIQGFFSYMKYAKLIKIQKKNS